The following are from one region of the candidate division WOR-3 bacterium genome:
- a CDS encoding RluA family pseudouridine synthase, with protein sequence MLNGNLFTKKVDSHQSRIRLDSFLSSSGAPTSRSRLKKLIEDGFVSVNGETVRVPHHYVKRGDVLIVAFPKEPVMSLEPENIDIKIAYEDDEIIVVDKRAGLVVHPAKGNREGTLVNALLFHSSLSESGSLEHRPGIVHRLDKDTSGLMVTVKTETAYRNLQNQISSRKMKREYLALVWGQPDKNGTIEAPIGRSTVNRKKMAVTSYRSKDARTHFRTLVNFGAATLVLCSLDTGRTHQIRVHMKHIGHPVIGDREYGGATSYPQGVSGKWSFQVEKIRKLVPRQFLHAARLSFEHPRDGKGLKFYSPLPEELRPVLLFLSEQRSIYLCSV encoded by the coding sequence ATGCTGAACGGAAATCTGTTTACAAAAAAGGTCGATTCTCATCAAAGCAGAATCCGATTGGATTCATTTCTTTCTTCTTCCGGAGCTCCGACAAGCCGATCCAGGCTGAAAAAACTCATTGAGGACGGATTTGTTTCCGTAAACGGAGAAACCGTCCGCGTGCCCCATCATTATGTCAAACGAGGAGACGTGCTGATCGTTGCTTTCCCTAAAGAACCCGTCATGTCACTTGAGCCTGAAAACATAGACATCAAGATAGCCTACGAGGACGATGAAATTATAGTCGTGGACAAGCGTGCGGGATTAGTTGTTCATCCGGCTAAAGGGAACAGGGAAGGAACTCTCGTCAACGCACTCTTGTTTCATTCGAGTCTTTCCGAAAGCGGCTCACTCGAACATCGCCCCGGCATTGTCCACAGACTCGACAAGGACACTTCCGGACTGATGGTAACTGTGAAGACCGAGACGGCATACAGAAACCTTCAGAATCAGATATCTTCGAGAAAAATGAAAAGGGAGTACCTCGCACTGGTATGGGGGCAACCTGATAAAAACGGAACAATAGAAGCGCCTATTGGCAGGAGCACAGTCAACAGAAAAAAAATGGCGGTGACTTCATACAGGTCCAAAGATGCGAGAACTCATTTCAGAACACTAGTAAACTTCGGCGCGGCGACTCTGGTTCTTTGCAGTCTCGACACAGGAAGAACTCACCAGATAAGAGTTCACATGAAACACATAGGGCATCCAGTCATCGGAGACAGAGAATACGGCGGAGCAACCTCTTATCCTCAGGGTGTTTCGGGCAAATGGTCTTTTCAGGTAGAAAAGATCAGAAAACTCGTCCCCCGCCAATTCCTTCACGCCGCGAGGCTTTCGTTCGAGCATCCCCGCGACGGCAAAGGATTGAAATTTTACTCTCCTTTGCCCGAAGAACTCCGTCCCGTTCTTTTATTTCTATCAGAACAAAGATCTATTTATTTGTGCTCTGTGTAG
- a CDS encoding response regulator, protein MPTKYKIIWIDDEVELFEPHIKLLNKQNYEVKTANNGYDAVSMIERESFDLVFLDVMMPGKDGISVLDDIKSLKPSLPVVMITKSEDEITVDESIALKADDYVVKPVHPSQLIAVCKKFLERERLIDTRIPPRYTEELKSLKTQFESENPFTWIDLAKKINTWTLRLLDSSDSLLREIHSDIRKEADLALSSFFQKFYPDIINDKNAPVLSHTFLERILIPLYEEKPPLLFVIIDCMRSDQWTEISKFLEKYFSISSSYYFSILPSATPYSRNSIFSGMTPSATVTKFPEFLNILEQPHQNKFEKDFLLSFFRNVKGAKDSDILYKKILNKTAETNFLSEIQAVSKTKFSAVVVDFVDILSHSISRNPILEEMIHDERALKSATITWFENSPLMNAIIKAGELGVTVVITTDHGSIQVKTPSILKNAQGEVSSNLRYKYGEKLGVIDKHRERAVVISDPQPWGLPSHGHNFNYVISTHDSFLVYPTNPEQYTREYMNTFQHGGISLDEIVIPYAVLRPR, encoded by the coding sequence ATGCCGACAAAATATAAAATCATCTGGATAGACGACGAAGTAGAGCTTTTTGAACCTCACATAAAACTCCTTAACAAACAGAACTACGAAGTCAAAACTGCGAACAACGGCTACGACGCAGTCTCCATGATAGAAAGAGAATCGTTCGATCTGGTATTTCTCGACGTGATGATGCCCGGAAAAGACGGCATAAGCGTTCTCGATGATATAAAAAGCCTGAAACCTTCTCTTCCTGTCGTAATGATCACAAAAAGCGAAGATGAAATAACTGTCGACGAAAGCATCGCCCTGAAAGCGGACGATTATGTCGTCAAACCGGTACATCCGAGTCAGCTGATCGCCGTGTGCAAAAAATTCCTCGAAAGAGAAAGGCTCATAGACACGAGAATACCTCCGAGATACACGGAAGAGCTGAAATCCCTGAAAACTCAGTTCGAAAGCGAAAATCCTTTCACCTGGATTGACCTTGCCAAAAAGATAAACACATGGACTTTGAGACTTCTTGACAGCTCTGATTCTCTTCTCAGGGAAATTCACTCCGACATAAGAAAAGAAGCCGACCTGGCTTTGTCTTCATTTTTTCAGAAGTTCTACCCCGATATAATCAACGACAAAAATGCTCCGGTTTTATCGCACACTTTCCTTGAACGGATTTTAATACCTCTTTACGAAGAAAAACCTCCCCTTCTTTTCGTTATAATCGACTGCATGAGGTCCGACCAATGGACTGAGATATCCAAATTTCTCGAAAAGTATTTTTCCATAAGTTCGTCCTATTATTTTTCCATTCTACCTTCGGCGACTCCATATTCGAGAAATTCAATTTTTTCCGGCATGACTCCATCGGCTACGGTCACAAAATTCCCTGAATTTTTGAACATTCTCGAACAGCCCCATCAGAACAAATTCGAAAAAGATTTTCTCCTATCCTTTTTCAGAAACGTCAAAGGGGCAAAAGACTCGGACATATTGTATAAAAAAATACTAAATAAAACCGCAGAGACAAACTTTTTATCCGAAATACAAGCCGTATCCAAAACCAAGTTTTCAGCCGTCGTAGTCGACTTCGTCGATATTCTCTCTCATTCAATTTCGCGCAATCCGATCCTCGAAGAGATGATACACGATGAAAGAGCTCTCAAAAGCGCCACTATAACGTGGTTTGAAAATTCACCTTTGATGAACGCCATAATCAAAGCAGGGGAACTTGGCGTGACTGTTGTCATAACGACGGATCACGGTTCAATACAGGTCAAGACACCCTCAATTCTCAAAAACGCCCAGGGTGAAGTATCGTCGAACCTGAGATATAAATACGGTGAAAAACTCGGCGTGATAGATAAACACAGGGAGAGGGCCGTTGTGATAAGCGATCCACAACCGTGGGGACTGCCTTCGCACGGACACAATTTTAATTACGTCATTTCCACGCACGATTCTTTTCTGGTCTATCCGACA